One Lucilia cuprina isolate Lc7/37 chromosome 4, ASM2204524v1, whole genome shotgun sequence DNA segment encodes these proteins:
- the LOC111685939 gene encoding heterogeneous nuclear ribonucleoprotein H, translating to MSGNQQDYDNQNDDSQNYDDDENQDQDQDYDSQDDNSQNNGGNDEQDDDNDNGDDNGDDNGDDNGDDNGDDDEEDDDDEDDANGPKYIRLRGLPWSATHKEILDFLKNINVVGGAEGIHIITRRWDGKNTGEAYVEVKTQQDAANAMKLDNASMGHRYIEVFNASSKEAKEALRKTSGHGTSYVVKLRGLPYSVTEQQVEEFFNGLEIKADREGIIFVTDRRGRATGEAFVQFESQEDTEQALGRNRQKIGHRYIEIFRSSLAELKRSTGNSNGRVAPYDLKDRGSNRGSDYGGNNRNNRWSGNGGFGVGANNTLGFNNLPNFGNNGNFGNNGGGNFGNFGNFGNNGGGSGGGGMGNFGNFGNNNGGNFGNFGNNNLGGGNFGNNSGGGNNSGGGGGGFNRFSGNSGNFGNDFGDFGNFGNDRGNNGMGGGGNNIGGNNGGFNNFANFGNCGGNNMGGGGGGFGNNSGGGNFGPIGGGRNDDYYMIMMRGLPFSSFENDVFKFFEPLRPANVRIHYNKQNGRHNGTAEALFETYDDAQAAMKRHRCKMGSRYIELFFNGKSKSKVGNNYSSGGSMGGGNSIGVGGGMGGGMGGGMGGGMGGGVFSRRI from the exons ATGTCTGGCAATCAGCAAGATTATGATAATCAAAATGACGATAGTCAAaactatgatgatgatgagaatCAGGACCAAGATCAAGACTATGATTCTCAAGATGATAATTCACAAAATAATGGCGGTAACGATGAACAGGATGATGATAATGACAATGGCGATGATAATGGTGATGATAATGGTGACGATAACGGTGACGATAACGGTGACGACGACGAAGAAGATGACGATGATGAAGACGATGCTAATGGTCCCAAATATATACGTTTACGTGGATTACCCTGGTCAGCTACGCATAAAGAAATcttagattttcttaaaaatattaatgtggTAGGAGGTGCTGAAGGTATACATATAATAACCAGACGTTGGGATGGTAAAAATACTGGTGAAGCTTATGTTGAGGTGAAAACACAACAGGATGCTGCTAATGCCATGAAATTGGATAATGCTAGTATGGGTCATCGTTATATAGAGG TTTTCAATGCATCCTCTAAAGAGGCCAAAGAAGCTTTGCGTAAAACTAGTGGTCATGGCACTTCTTATGTAGTTAAATTACGTGGTCTTCCCTATTCCGTTACCGAACAACAAGTTGAGGAGTTTTTCAAcg GGTTGGAAATCAAAGCGGATCGGGAGGGAATAATTTTCGTAACGGACAGAAGGGGTCGTGCTACAGGGGAAGCATTTGTTCAGTTCGAAAGCCAAGAAGACACTGAACAAGCCTTGGGACGTAATCGGCAAAAAATTGGGCACAG ATATATTGAAATATTCCGCAGTTCTTTGGCTGAGCTAAAACGTTCTACCGGCAATAGTAATGGCCGTGTGGCTCCTTATGACTTAAAGGATCGCGGTAGTAATCGTGGCAGTGATTATGGTGGCAATAATCGTAATAATC GTTGGAGTGGTAATGGTGGCTTTGGCGTAGGAGCCAATAACACACTCGGTTTCAATAATTTACCAAACTTTGGTAATAACGGCAATTTCGGTAACAATGGTGGCGGTAATTTCGGCAACTTTGGTAACTTTGGCAACAATGGCGGCGGTAGTGGTGGTGGCGGCATGGGTAACTTTGGTAACTTTGGCAACAATAACGGTGGAAATTTTGGTAACTTTGGCAACAACAACCTTGGAGGTGGCAACTTTGGCAACAACTCTGGAGGTGGCAACAacagtggtggtggtggtggtggtttcAACCGTTTCAGCGGTAATAGTGGCAATTTTGGTAATGATTTTGGCGATTTCGGCAACTTTGGCAATGATCGCGGTAACAATGGCATGGGTGGTGGTGGCAACAATATAGGAGGCAATAATGGTGGTTTCAATAATTTCGCCAACTTTGGAAATTGTGGTGGCAATAATATGGGAGGTGGTGGTGGAGGTTTTGGCAACAATTCGGGAGGTGGTAATTTTGGTCCCATCGGTGGAGGACGCAATGATGATTACTATATGATCATGATGCGTGGTTTGCCATTCTCTTCTTTCGAAAATGATGTCTTCAAA TTCTTTGAACCTTTGCGTCCCGCCAATGTACGTATAcattacaacaaacaaaacgGACGTCATAATGGTACCGCCGAGGCTTTGTTTGAGACTTATGATGATGCTCAAGCGGCCATGAAACGCCATCGTTGCAAAATGGGCTCTCGTTACATTGAGTTGTTCTTTAATGGCAAATCAAAGTCCAAGGTTGGTAATAACTACAGCTCTGGTGGCAGTATGGGAGGCGGCAACAGTATTGGTGTGGGTGGTGGTATGGGAGGAGGCATGGGCGGTGGCATGGGTGGAGGCATGGGAGGTGGTGTGTTTTCAAGGCGCATCTAA
- the LOC111685945 gene encoding double-stranded RNA-specific editase Adar-like produces MEEMSVDKYSSTELSKNLDISCVNKDPVAKLNKIFGQVHFKSSLVAGVHNKCCFKVSLQVEGRHFSATGRTFKQAQRSSALAALANLCSVFVERDNLKCAQVSDKEKLNTKDELHNNSINETDSNANSDITQITNECKQSVTEIPEIKSSALTTLPKTLDAIDNTSQQKELIPLTIKEIEAKCLDEKSIPLENVTNLPTTSDSQPKVAESKIQKAICKKLFNSENSFDLGCMLESKLKSCQVNLKRKPLTNKTFSHMNVENVESMEMKVCVKKSYAKNHIESCDSSVVIIEESFQKSQKIISVNKSNQSRSLKRRHGDSPQFEQPLPKRRATNKCKTLCQMPQNIGSARYSQKSTKAVMTLQNVCPNLQFTLEAEMGSALVPYFMMSAIVDGRKFFGHGKTIQLAKHDAAVQILNHIEKSKTPANRQNNQQLVLQNNNTNRNNATSYDLQSEYLNNRQNNQQMVLQNNKRNNATSAYQLPTQKADIVEAKIMQKFQQLTRGRQEIREYKVLAGVVMTFNMNFEKAKVVSVATGTKCINGGNICCNGSVLNDSHAEVVAKRGLMKYLYNQLRWHCDPELQQNSIFQRNPNSLQIPYSLKSNVHFHLYINTAPCGDARVFSFNDQFNTDNNKTFSSFNNGQYGQLRTKVEGDMGTTPIGTRYYPQTWDGVLLGEPLLTMSCSDKIARWNVVGVQGALLSHLIEPIYFHSIVLGSMFNAKHLNRAFCGRIQHTLGYLPQPYRLNRPLLGQTSTPLPRNTYRVPSIGINWNFGDNDTEIISLPTGRRIYNETSLLTKQAFFYNYNYLLKNLPNIGGAYMSNNYAEAKENARYFQIVKNEMFAAFYRADLGSWIKKPIEQNEFTMN; encoded by the exons ATGGAAGAGATGAGTGTAGATAAATACTCCTCAACTGAATTATCGAAAAATTTGGATATTAGCTGTGTAAATAAAGATCCAGTTGCCAAgctgaataaaatttttggtcAAGTTCACTTTAAGTCTAGCCTGGTTGCTGGTGTCCACAATAAATGCTGCTTCAAAGTCTCACTTCAAGTGGAAGGTCGACATTTTAGTGCCACTGGTAGAACATTTAAACAGGCACAGAGATCAAGTGCCCTAGCAGCATTGGCCAATTTGTGTAGTGTATTTGTTGAAAGGGACAATTTGAAGTGTGCTCAGGTATCGGATAAGGAGAAACTAAACACTAAGGATGAACTGCATAATAATAGTATTAATGAAACTGATTCGAATGCCAATTCCGATATTACCCAAATTACTAATGAATGTAAACAATCTGTAACGGAAATTCCTGAAATTAAATCCAGTGCCTTGACGACTCTTCCAAAAACGCTTGATGCAATAGATAATACATCTCAACAAAAAGAACTAATACCATTAACTATTAAAGAAATTGAAGCTAAGTGTTTAGATGAAAAATCTATCCCTTTGGAAAATGTTACAAATTTACCAACAACTAGCGATTCCCAACCAAAAGTAGCTGAATCTAAGATACAAAAAGCAATTtgcaaaaaacttttcaatagcGAAAACTCTTTCGACTTGGGCTGCATGTTGGAAAGTAAACTAAAATCTTGTCAAGTAAACCTAAAACGTAAACCTCTTACAAATAAAACCTTTTCCCATATGAATGTAGAAAATGTAGAGAGTATGGAGATGAAGGTGTGTGTAAAGAAGAGCTATGCTAAAAATCACATCGAATCTTGCGACTCTAGTGTAGTGATTATTGAGGAAAGCTTCCAAAAATCACAAA AAATTATTTCAGTAAACAAAAGCAATCAATCTAGATCATTAAAGAGACGTCATGGAGATAGTCCACAATTTGAACAACCATTGCCCAAAAGACGTGCAACtaataaatgtaaaactttGTGTCAAATGCCCCAAAATATAGGCAGTGCCCGGTATTCTCAAAAAAGTACAAAGGCTGTAATGACTTTACAAAATGTATGTCCAAACTTACAGTTCACTTTGGAGGCAGAAATGGGTTCTGCTCTAGTTCCCTACTTTATGATGTCGGCCATAGTAGATGGACGGAAGTTTTTCGGTCATGGCAAAACTATACAATTAGCTAAACACGATGCAGCTGTACAGATTTTAAAtcatatagaaaaatcaaaaacaccAGCAAATAGGCAAAACAATCAACAAttggttttacaaaataataatactaatagAAATAATGCAACTTCATACGATTTGCAATCGGAATATCTTAATAATAGACAAAACAACCAACAAAtggttttacaaaataataagagAAATAACGCAACTTCTGCTTACCAATTGCCCACCCAGAAGGCGGATATAGTGGAAGccaaaataatgcaaaaatttcaacaattaaCTAGAGGACGTCAAGAGATTCGTGAGTATAAAGTTTTGGCTGGTGTAGTAATGACCTTTAATATGAATTTTGAAAAAGCGAAAGTTGTATCCGTTGCTACCGGCACTAAATGTATCAATGGTGGGAATATCTGTTGCAACGGTTCCGTGCTTAATGATTCACATGCCGAGGTTGTAGCGAAAAGAGGTTTAATGAAATATCTCTATAATCAACTACGTTGGCATTGTGATCCAGAATTGCAACAAAATTCGATATTTCAAAGAAATCCTAATAGTTTACAAATACCTTATTCCTTAAAATCTAATGTACATTTTCATTTGTACATTAACACTGCCCCCTGTGGGGATGCACGCGTCTTCAGTTTTAATGATCAATTTAATACGGACAACAACAAGACATTTAGTTCTTTTAATAATGGCCAATATGGTCAATTACGTACTAAGGTTGAGGGTGACATGGGTACCACACCGATTGGTACACGCTATTATCCTCAAACTTGGGATGGTGTTTTATTGGGCGAACCTTTATTAACCATGTCGTGTTCAGACAAAATAGCTCGTTGGAATGTAGTGGGTGTACAAGGAGCTCTCTTATCCCACCTGATAGAACCTATTTATTTTCATTCCATTGTTTTGGGTAGTATGTTTAATGCTAAACACTTGAATCGTGCCTTTTGTGGACGCATTCAACATACTTTAGGCTACTTACCTCAACCATATCGTCTTAATCGTCCTCTATTGGGCCAAACTAGTACACCTTTACCCCGTAATACTTATAGAGTACCTAGTATAGGTATTAATTGGAATTTTGGCGATAATGATACTGAAATCATTTCATTGCCTACAGGACGTAGAATTTACAATGAGACATCCTTATTAACGAAACAAGCtttcttttataattataactatttgttgaaaaatttaccaaatataGGCGGTGCCTATATGAGCAATAACTATGCTGAAGCAAAGGAAAATGCTcgatattttcaaattgttaaaaatgaaatgtttgcGGCATTTTATCGTGCCGACTTGGGTAGTTGGATTAAAAAACCTATCGAACAAAATGAATTTACAATGAATTAA